A region of Bacillus cabrialesii DNA encodes the following proteins:
- the efeB gene encoding iron uptake transporter deferrochelatase/peroxidase subunit yields the protein MSDEQKKPEQIHRRDILKWGAMAGAAVAIGASGLGGLAPLVQTAAKSSKKDEKEDEQIVSFYGKHQAGITTAHQTYVYFAALDVTAKEKSDLITLFRNWTSLTQMLTSGKKMSAEQKNQYLPPQDTGESVDLSPSNLTVTFGFGSGFFEKDGKDRFGLKNKKPNHLAALPAMPNDNLDEKQGGGDICIQVCADDEQVAFHALRNLLNQAVGTCEVRFVNKGFLSGGKNGETPRNLFGFKDGTGNQSTKDDTLMNSIVWVQSGEPDWMTGGTYMAFRKIKMFLEVWDRSSLKDQEDTFGRRKSSGAPFGQKKETDPVKLNQIPSNSHVSVAKSTGKQILRRAFSYTEGLDPKTGYMDAGLLFISFQKNPDNQFIPMLKALSAKDALNEYTQTIGSALYACPGGCKKGEYIAQRLLES from the coding sequence ATGAGCGATGAACAAAAAAAGCCAGAACAAATTCATAGACGGGACATCCTAAAATGGGGAGCGATGGCAGGCGCGGCCGTTGCGATTGGTGCCAGCGGACTTGGCGGTCTCGCTCCGCTTGTTCAGACCGCGGCTAAATCATCAAAAAAGGATGAAAAAGAGGATGAGCAGATTGTTTCGTTTTACGGAAAGCATCAGGCCGGAATCACAACTGCCCATCAGACCTATGTCTATTTTGCGGCGCTGGATGTAACTGCAAAAGAGAAGAGCGATCTCATTACATTATTCAGAAACTGGACAAGTTTGACACAGATGCTGACGTCCGGAAAGAAAATGTCGGCTGAGCAGAAAAATCAATATCTGCCGCCGCAGGATACAGGTGAATCGGTGGATCTATCCCCTTCCAATTTAACCGTCACATTCGGATTCGGGTCTGGCTTTTTTGAAAAAGACGGAAAGGACCGTTTCGGGCTGAAAAACAAAAAACCGAATCACCTTGCTGCTCTTCCAGCGATGCCAAATGACAATCTTGATGAAAAGCAGGGAGGCGGAGACATCTGCATTCAAGTATGCGCAGACGATGAGCAAGTGGCGTTTCATGCGCTGCGGAACCTGCTGAATCAAGCGGTCGGCACCTGTGAAGTCCGATTTGTGAATAAAGGCTTTTTAAGCGGAGGAAAGAACGGCGAAACGCCGCGCAACCTCTTCGGATTTAAAGATGGAACGGGCAACCAGAGCACGAAGGATGACACCTTGATGAATTCGATCGTGTGGGTTCAGTCCGGGGAGCCTGACTGGATGACGGGCGGCACCTATATGGCCTTTCGGAAAATCAAAATGTTCCTAGAGGTATGGGACCGTTCTTCTCTCAAGGATCAAGAGGATACCTTCGGCCGCAGAAAAAGCTCGGGGGCGCCTTTCGGCCAGAAAAAGGAAACAGACCCCGTGAAGCTGAATCAAATCCCGTCAAATTCACATGTCAGCGTTGCGAAATCTACGGGAAAACAAATTTTGCGAAGAGCTTTCTCTTACACAGAGGGCCTTGATCCAAAAACCGGCTATATGGATGCGGGTCTCCTGTTTATCAGCTTCCAAAAAAATCCGGACAATCAGTTCATCCCCATGCTGAAGGCTCTTTCGGCAAAGGATGCGTTAAACGAATACACGCAAACAATTGGTTCTGCTTTATATGCATGCCCAGGCGGCTGCAAAAAAGGAGAATATATTGCCCAGCGTTTGCTGGAATCATGA
- a CDS encoding DUF485 domain-containing protein, whose translation MYKADYKQIAATPAFQAFLKQKRAFIVPSAIFFFVFYFSLPVLTSYFTFLNKPAIGAVSWAWLFAIAQFAMTWILSTVYSRRAAHFDRYVSALKAELKGEQT comes from the coding sequence ATGTACAAAGCTGATTACAAACAGATTGCTGCAACTCCGGCTTTTCAGGCTTTTTTAAAACAGAAACGCGCTTTTATTGTTCCTTCTGCGATTTTCTTTTTTGTCTTTTATTTTTCACTTCCTGTTTTGACATCTTATTTCACCTTTTTGAATAAGCCGGCAATTGGAGCTGTTTCATGGGCTTGGCTGTTTGCGATCGCCCAATTTGCCATGACCTGGATACTAAGTACGGTGTATTCCCGAAGGGCGGCTCATTTCGATCGATATGTAAGCGCTCTAAAGGCAGAACTGAAGGGTGAACAGACATGA
- the efeU gene encoding ferrous ion permease EfeU, which yields MIRGLALILFSLLMFFGSAAHAEDDPIAVLIQLNKQMIKSVEDGDIDSAQQTFETFKAKWKKEEPSIKKENLSSHSKMDSNIAMISLSFINQDADKLKTQLEELSSHLETYQQAVVLKKTSSGQSRASLTAYIQSLKDTKQLIEKNQLDEASSAIDNLITSWLAVEGDVVSQSKEAYTTSEENLALMKAEIGSHPEKVSKQIDEMIQLLEPIASSSYSWWDAALIPIREGMEALLVIGALLTMTKKARVTRSSAWIWGGASAGMVVSLAAGIGVTLLFSSSVFGENNFLLGGVTGVLSAVMLLYVGVWLHRNASMDKWREKINIQKSQALKKRSLLSFALIAFLAVVREGLETVIFFIGLVGKLPLNELIGGTAGGLIVLVIVGVLMIKLGMRIPLKPFFLLSMAVVLYMCVKFLGTGVHSLQLAGILPSDAENWLPSVSVLGIYPSVYSTIPQLLILLFLLIALVSEAAKHFTNGKELTK from the coding sequence ATGATTCGGGGGCTGGCACTTATTTTATTCAGCTTGTTGATGTTTTTCGGTTCTGCGGCACATGCGGAAGACGACCCAATTGCTGTATTGATTCAATTAAACAAGCAAATGATCAAATCCGTAGAAGACGGAGATATAGACTCGGCACAACAAACGTTTGAAACCTTCAAGGCGAAGTGGAAAAAAGAAGAACCGTCTATTAAGAAGGAAAATCTTTCTTCCCACAGCAAAATGGATTCGAATATCGCAATGATTTCTCTTTCTTTCATCAATCAAGACGCAGATAAGCTCAAAACACAGCTTGAAGAGCTTTCTTCTCATTTAGAAACCTATCAGCAGGCTGTCGTGCTGAAAAAGACATCCTCGGGTCAATCTAGGGCGTCCTTAACAGCCTATATACAAAGCTTGAAAGACACAAAACAGTTAATAGAAAAAAACCAATTGGATGAAGCTTCATCCGCAATCGACAATTTAATTACATCCTGGCTCGCTGTTGAGGGAGACGTTGTATCCCAATCAAAGGAAGCCTATACGACATCAGAGGAAAATCTGGCGCTGATGAAGGCTGAGATCGGCAGTCATCCTGAAAAGGTATCAAAGCAAATAGATGAAATGATTCAATTGCTTGAGCCGATCGCTTCAAGCAGCTACAGCTGGTGGGATGCGGCGCTGATCCCGATTCGTGAAGGGATGGAGGCCCTGCTTGTCATCGGGGCGCTTTTAACCATGACAAAAAAAGCCCGTGTCACACGTTCCTCGGCATGGATCTGGGGCGGGGCGTCCGCCGGCATGGTTGTTTCCTTGGCAGCCGGTATCGGTGTCACGCTTCTGTTTTCCTCCAGCGTATTTGGAGAAAACAATTTCTTGCTCGGCGGAGTCACCGGCGTACTGTCCGCTGTCATGCTGTTATATGTCGGAGTATGGCTGCACCGAAACGCCTCAATGGATAAATGGAGAGAAAAAATCAATATCCAGAAATCACAGGCACTGAAAAAACGAAGCCTGCTTTCCTTTGCACTCATTGCATTCCTGGCCGTTGTAAGAGAAGGGCTCGAAACAGTCATCTTTTTCATCGGGCTTGTCGGAAAGCTTCCGCTCAATGAACTGATCGGCGGAACTGCCGGGGGGCTTATCGTTCTCGTCATTGTCGGTGTTCTGATGATTAAGCTCGGAATGCGTATCCCATTGAAGCCGTTTTTCCTGCTGTCCATGGCGGTCGTCCTGTATATGTGTGTCAAATTTCTCGGGACAGGCGTTCACAGTCTGCAGCTGGCGGGCATTCTCCCGTCTGATGCAGAGAACTGGCTGCCGTCTGTATCGGTGCTTGGAATTTATCCGTCCGTGTACAGCACGATTCCGCAATTGCTGATTTTACTCTTTTTACTGATTGCGCTTGTTTCAGAAGCGGCAAAACATTTTACAAACGGAAAGGAACTGACAAAATGA
- the thiM gene encoding hydroxyethylthiazole kinase, protein MDAQSAARCLTAVRQHSPLVHSITNNVVTNFTANGLLALGASPVMAYAKEEVADMAKIAGALVLNIGTLSKESVEAMIIAGKSANEHGVPVILDPVGAGATPFRTESAGDIIREVRLSAIRGNAAEIAHTVGVTDWLIKGVDAGEGGGDIIRLAQQAAQKLNTVIAITGEVDVIADMSNVYTLHNGHKLLTKVTGAGCLLTSVVGAFCAVEENPLFAAIAAISSYGVAAQLAARQTADKGPGSFQIELLNKLSSVTEQDVQELATIERVTVS, encoded by the coding sequence ATGGATGCACAATCAGCAGCAAGATGCCTGACTGCTGTCCGCCAGCATAGCCCTCTGGTGCACAGCATAACCAACAATGTTGTCACGAATTTCACAGCAAACGGCCTGCTCGCCCTCGGCGCATCGCCCGTTATGGCGTACGCGAAAGAGGAAGTCGCAGACATGGCGAAGATTGCGGGTGCGCTTGTTTTAAATATCGGAACGCTGAGCAAGGAATCAGTCGAAGCGATGATCATCGCGGGAAAATCAGCCAATGAACATGGCGTCCCCGTTATTCTTGATCCTGTCGGTGCCGGCGCAACACCTTTCCGTACTGAATCGGCTGGTGACATCATTCGTGAGGTGCGCCTCTCTGCGATCAGAGGAAACGCGGCGGAAATTGCCCATACCGTCGGCGTGACGGATTGGCTGATCAAAGGCGTTGATGCGGGAGAAGGCGGAGGCGACATTATCCGGCTGGCTCAGCAGGCGGCACAAAAGCTAAACACCGTCATTGCCATCACTGGCGAAGTCGATGTTATAGCCGACATGTCAAACGTATATACCCTTCATAACGGCCACAAGCTGCTGACGAAAGTGACAGGCGCCGGCTGCCTGCTGACTTCCGTTGTCGGTGCGTTTTGCGCTGTGGAAGAAAATCCATTGTTTGCTGCGATCGCCGCTATTTCTTCGTATGGGGTTGCAGCTCAGCTTGCCGCCCGGCAGACAGCTGACAAAGGTCCGGGAAGCTTTCAGATTGAATTGCTGAACAAGCTTTCATCTGTTACTGAACAAGACGTCCAAGAACTGGCGACAATAGAAAGGGTGACTGTCTCATGA
- a CDS encoding GtrA family protein, with protein sequence MYIIMGVFTTIVNIASFYILVEIMDMDYKAATVAAWILSVLFAYITNKLYVFQQKTRDLQSLLKELTAFFSVRVLSLGIDLGMMIILVGQFNTNETLAKILDNAVIVVVNYAASKWLVFKKTKEEGV encoded by the coding sequence ATGTATATCATTATGGGGGTTTTCACAACCATTGTGAACATCGCCAGCTTTTATATATTGGTAGAGATCATGGATATGGATTACAAAGCCGCCACTGTCGCCGCTTGGATTTTGTCCGTGCTGTTTGCGTACATCACAAATAAATTATATGTGTTTCAGCAAAAAACACGTGACCTGCAGAGCCTGCTGAAAGAGCTCACTGCTTTTTTCAGCGTTCGGGTTCTGTCTCTCGGCATAGATTTGGGCATGATGATCATTCTTGTCGGCCAGTTCAATACAAATGAAACCTTGGCCAAAATACTCGATAACGCGGTCATTGTTGTCGTCAACTATGCGGCAAGCAAATGGCTCGTCTTTAAAAAGACAAAAGAAGAAGGGGTTTGA
- a CDS encoding solute symporter family protein, translated as MNMTAFLLFLAIVGLTLIITYFAAKKTKTTSEFYTAGGGLTGVQNGLAIAGDYMSAASFLGIAGMIALYGFDGFFYSIGFLVAYLVVLYIVAEPLRNLGKYTMADMIAARFKEKKIRGVAALNTIAISTFYMIAQLVGAGALIKLLLGLDYTAAVLIVGVLMTIYVVFGGMIATSWVQIIKAVLLMAGTLVISIIVFSKFGFNLNTMFEQMKTATPLGADFLNPGNKYKVPVETLSLNLALVLGTAGLPHILIRFYTVKDAKTARTSVVSATWIIGVFYIMTVFLGFGAAAFVGFDAITAADQAGNMAAPLLAKALGGDFLFAFVSAIAFATILAVVTGLVLSAASAFAHDIYSQIIRKGEATEKEQMKAARWASVAVSVLSILLAIFAQSLNVAFLVALAFAVAASANLPLIVFTVFWKRFNASGALWGSLTGLISALVLVSMSPSVWDPSGGAIFTGDPLISLSNPGIISIPLGFLGAWLGTMLSSNKTVDEDTFAEIQVKAHTGIHMDQK; from the coding sequence ATGAATATGACGGCTTTTCTATTATTTTTAGCGATTGTCGGACTGACGCTTATCATCACGTATTTTGCCGCGAAGAAGACGAAAACGACAAGTGAGTTTTATACGGCTGGCGGCGGGCTCACCGGTGTTCAGAATGGACTGGCAATTGCGGGCGACTACATGTCTGCAGCCTCGTTTCTGGGGATTGCCGGAATGATTGCGCTATATGGATTTGATGGATTTTTTTACAGCATTGGTTTTCTGGTGGCTTATCTCGTTGTCTTGTACATCGTGGCGGAACCGCTTCGGAATCTTGGGAAATATACGATGGCGGACATGATTGCGGCTCGATTTAAAGAAAAGAAAATCCGCGGCGTCGCAGCTCTCAATACCATTGCCATCTCTACTTTTTATATGATCGCCCAGCTCGTGGGAGCGGGCGCCCTGATCAAACTGCTCCTAGGGCTGGATTATACCGCGGCGGTCCTCATTGTCGGAGTGCTGATGACCATTTATGTTGTGTTTGGCGGCATGATCGCGACAAGCTGGGTTCAAATTATTAAAGCCGTTTTGCTGATGGCGGGCACACTCGTAATTTCAATCATCGTGTTTTCGAAATTCGGTTTTAATCTCAATACCATGTTTGAGCAAATGAAAACGGCCACTCCGCTTGGCGCTGATTTCTTAAACCCCGGAAACAAATACAAGGTGCCGGTAGAGACCCTGTCGTTAAACTTGGCGCTCGTGCTGGGAACCGCCGGGCTTCCGCATATTTTGATCCGTTTTTATACTGTTAAGGATGCCAAGACGGCCCGGACATCTGTTGTGTCAGCGACATGGATTATCGGCGTGTTTTACATTATGACGGTGTTTCTCGGCTTTGGCGCCGCTGCGTTTGTCGGTTTTGACGCAATTACGGCGGCAGATCAAGCGGGAAATATGGCAGCACCGCTTTTGGCAAAAGCGCTCGGGGGAGATTTTCTGTTCGCGTTCGTGTCAGCCATCGCCTTCGCAACCATTTTAGCTGTCGTGACTGGATTGGTGCTGTCGGCCGCCTCAGCATTTGCCCATGATATTTACAGCCAGATTATCAGAAAGGGAGAAGCAACTGAAAAAGAACAAATGAAAGCGGCCAGATGGGCTTCTGTCGCCGTGTCAGTGCTCTCGATTCTGCTTGCGATTTTTGCACAGTCCTTAAATGTCGCGTTCCTTGTCGCACTTGCGTTTGCGGTAGCGGCCAGCGCAAACCTCCCGCTGATTGTGTTTACGGTCTTCTGGAAAAGATTCAATGCCTCTGGCGCCTTATGGGGAAGCCTGACAGGCCTGATCAGTGCTCTTGTGCTTGTGTCGATGAGCCCTAGTGTGTGGGACCCGTCCGGAGGTGCTATTTTTACAGGCGATCCGCTCATTTCGCTTTCTAATCCGGGCATTATTTCTATCCCGCTCGGCTTCCTCGGCGCGTGGCTCGGAACGATGCTGTCGTCTAATAAAACTGTTGATGAAGATACGTTTGCGGAAATACAGGTGAAGGCGCATACCGGCATTCATATGGACCAAAAGTAA
- a CDS encoding TetR/AcrR family transcriptional regulator, whose protein sequence is MKKNKFQMKREATFESFIDAGLNLLIDRAYDPVSVEDISRAAGYSKGAFYVHFVSKEDFLRLLLEKRQMKKKIIIEYLDQKEQMSVKPLTLDEAAKHAAELLYSYYINKPSWDITSFAMNMPTYKVLQKCKAYVRLYELWVEENALYIKWLKERKLIDACIDPEYTAKIICAVLDGIIKQSHVLGQPATFRTFLDALSVFITPERARVRPRMLKSFSESEEHQ, encoded by the coding sequence ATGAAAAAAAACAAATTTCAAATGAAAAGAGAAGCAACCTTTGAAAGTTTTATAGACGCGGGCTTGAATTTGTTGATTGACCGAGCGTATGATCCGGTTTCTGTAGAGGATATCAGCAGAGCTGCCGGGTACAGCAAAGGAGCGTTTTATGTTCATTTTGTCAGCAAGGAGGATTTTCTGCGGCTTCTCCTCGAAAAACGCCAGATGAAGAAAAAGATCATCATAGAGTATCTTGATCAAAAGGAGCAAATGTCAGTAAAACCGCTGACATTGGACGAGGCTGCAAAACATGCCGCGGAGCTGCTTTATTCCTATTACATAAATAAGCCGTCATGGGACATCACCTCGTTTGCCATGAATATGCCGACATATAAAGTTCTGCAGAAATGCAAGGCCTATGTCCGTCTATACGAATTATGGGTGGAAGAAAATGCGTTATATATTAAGTGGCTGAAGGAGAGGAAGCTGATTGACGCCTGTATTGATCCAGAATATACGGCTAAAATAATATGTGCAGTGCTCGACGGAATCATCAAACAATCGCATGTATTGGGCCAGCCGGCCACATTCCGCACCTTTTTAGACGCACTCTCGGTTTTCATTACTCCAGAAAGAGCGCGCGTGAGGCCAAGAATGTTGAAAAGTTTTTCAGAAAGCGAGGAACATCAGTGA
- the thiE gene encoding thiamine phosphate synthase, with protein MTRISREMMKELLSVYFIMGSNNTKADPVTVVQKALKGGATLYQFREKGGDALTGDARLEFAKSVQEACREAGVPFIVNDDVELALKLKADGIHIGQEDANAKEVRDAIGDMILGVSAHTMSEVKQAEEDGADYVGLGPIYPTETKKDTRAVQGVSLIEAVRRQGISIPIVGIGGITIENAAPVIQAGADGVSMISAISQAEDPEGAARKFHEEIHTYKTGR; from the coding sequence ATGACACGTATTTCTCGGGAAATGATGAAAGAGTTATTATCTGTTTACTTCATTATGGGGTCGAACAATACGAAAGCCGATCCTGTCACTGTTGTACAAAAAGCGTTAAAAGGCGGTGCCACTCTGTACCAGTTTCGTGAAAAGGGCGGGGATGCGTTGACAGGAGACGCGCGGCTTGAATTCGCTAAAAGTGTGCAGGAAGCCTGTCGTGAAGCCGGCGTTCCATTCATTGTCAATGATGACGTAGAGCTGGCTCTGAAACTGAAGGCTGATGGTATCCACATTGGACAGGAAGATGCTAACGCAAAAGAGGTGAGAGACGCCATAGGCGATATGATTCTTGGCGTTTCCGCTCATACGATGTCTGAGGTGAAGCAAGCCGAAGAAGATGGGGCGGATTATGTCGGGCTCGGGCCAATCTATCCGACCGAAACGAAAAAGGATACGAGAGCCGTACAGGGTGTATCTCTCATCGAAGCGGTTCGCCGCCAAGGCATCAGCATTCCAATTGTCGGCATCGGCGGCATCACTATCGAAAATGCCGCACCTGTTATCCAAGCGGGGGCCGACGGTGTCAGTATGATCAGCGCGATCAGTCAGGCGGAGGATCCAGAGGGGGCCGCACGCAAGTTTCATGAAGAAATTCACACATATAAAACAGGAAGATAA
- the slrA gene encoding transcriptional regulator SlrA: MKTHVKKDLDKDWHMLMQEARSMGLGIRDVRQFLESETALRKNHHKKTVRQD; this comes from the coding sequence ATGAAAACTCATGTTAAAAAAGATTTGGACAAAGATTGGCATATGTTAATGCAAGAAGCCAGATCCATGGGGTTAGGCATTCGTGATGTGAGGCAGTTTTTAGAATCTGAGACAGCATTGAGAAAGAATCACCACAAAAAAACCGTCCGCCAAGACTAG
- the cidR gene encoding cidABC operon transcriptional activator CidR: MDIRHLTYFLEVARLKSFTKASQSLYVSQPTISKMIKNLEEELGIELFYRNGRQVELTDAGQSMYVQAQEIIKSFQNLTSELNDIMEVKKGHVRIGLPPMIGSGFFPRVLGDFRENYPNVTFQLVEDGSIKVQEGVGDGSLDIGVVVLPANEDIFHSFTIVKETLMLVVHPSHRLADEKECRLRELKDEPFIFFREDFVLHNRIMTECIKAGFRPHIIYETSQWDFISEMVSANLGIGLLPERICRGLDPEKVKVIPLVDPVIPWHLAIIWRKDRYLSFAARAWLEHTKSYLWDPKKDSKG, encoded by the coding sequence ATGGATATCCGCCATTTAACATATTTTCTGGAGGTCGCTCGATTAAAAAGCTTTACGAAGGCCTCCCAATCCCTTTATGTTTCTCAGCCGACGATATCAAAAATGATCAAAAATTTAGAAGAGGAGCTGGGGATCGAACTGTTTTACCGAAACGGCAGGCAGGTGGAGCTGACTGACGCCGGCCAGAGCATGTATGTGCAGGCGCAGGAAATTATTAAATCATTTCAAAACCTGACGTCAGAATTAAATGATATTATGGAGGTCAAGAAAGGGCACGTGCGGATCGGACTGCCGCCGATGATCGGGTCGGGATTTTTCCCGAGAGTGCTCGGAGATTTCCGTGAAAATTATCCGAATGTCACCTTTCAGCTGGTCGAAGACGGTTCTATAAAAGTTCAAGAAGGTGTCGGGGACGGCTCTCTTGATATTGGCGTTGTGGTTCTTCCTGCAAACGAAGACATTTTTCATTCGTTTACAATCGTAAAAGAAACCCTAATGCTTGTCGTTCACCCTTCCCACCGGCTGGCGGACGAAAAAGAGTGCAGGCTGCGTGAGTTGAAGGACGAGCCTTTTATTTTCTTCAGGGAGGATTTTGTCCTGCACAATCGAATTATGACGGAATGTATCAAGGCGGGATTCCGGCCTCATATCATTTATGAAACCTCACAATGGGATTTTATCAGTGAGATGGTGTCAGCCAACCTTGGAATCGGGCTTTTGCCGGAACGAATTTGCCGCGGACTTGACCCGGAAAAAGTGAAAGTCATTCCGCTTGTTGATCCGGTCATCCCTTGGCACCTCGCCATTATTTGGAGAAAAGACCGCTACTTGTCCTTTGCGGCCAGAGCTTGGCTTGAACATACGAAATCGTATTTATGGGACCCGAAAAAAGATAGTAAAGGATGA
- a CDS encoding DsbA family oxidoreductase — protein MTVHIKVYSDYVCPFCFIGKAAFEEAIKGKDVEVEWMPFELRPSPSPQLDPVNDPSKQYMWKTSIEPMAEKLGVEINFPNVSPHPYTDLAFEGLHFAKEFNKGHEYNTRVFQAFFQEGQNIGDIDILTKLAEEVGLDGVSFKSALESRTYQDVQRQALKHAYEEADITAVPTFIIGDTVIPGAAGKDVFEKAISEELQKK, from the coding sequence ATGACAGTACACATCAAAGTTTATTCAGATTACGTCTGCCCATTTTGTTTCATCGGAAAAGCCGCTTTTGAAGAAGCGATAAAAGGAAAGGATGTTGAAGTCGAGTGGATGCCGTTTGAACTGCGCCCAAGCCCATCTCCTCAGCTTGACCCGGTTAATGATCCTTCCAAACAGTACATGTGGAAGACATCCATAGAGCCAATGGCGGAGAAATTAGGAGTCGAGATCAATTTTCCAAACGTCTCGCCTCATCCATATACAGATCTGGCGTTTGAAGGGTTACACTTTGCAAAGGAATTCAATAAAGGGCATGAATACAACACCCGTGTCTTTCAAGCCTTTTTCCAAGAAGGCCAAAATATCGGCGACATTGACATCTTGACGAAACTTGCCGAGGAAGTGGGACTGGACGGAGTCTCATTCAAATCCGCACTGGAATCAAGAACATATCAGGACGTTCAGCGCCAAGCCTTGAAGCATGCCTACGAGGAGGCTGACATCACAGCCGTCCCAACCTTTATCATTGGCGACACTGTGATTCCGGGTGCTGCCGGCAAGGACGTATTTGAAAAAGCAATTTCCGAGGAACTGCAGAAAAAGTAA
- a CDS encoding CidA/LrgA family holin-like protein, whose translation MKKLLLTVIQIALLFIFARLINWVTALLHINIPGSIIGIVILFTLLHFKIIKLEWIELGAAWLLGELLLFFIPSAVGVIEYGDIMSKFGVSILLVVIISTFVVMVSTGTLTQIIAKRKEKKHTCSSEL comes from the coding sequence ATGAAAAAACTGTTGCTAACCGTTATTCAAATCGCTCTGTTATTTATATTTGCTCGGCTGATTAATTGGGTGACAGCCCTTCTTCATATAAATATTCCCGGCAGTATAATTGGGATTGTGATTCTTTTCACATTATTACACTTTAAGATTATCAAGCTTGAATGGATAGAGCTTGGCGCTGCGTGGCTTCTCGGGGAGCTGCTTTTATTTTTTATCCCGTCTGCCGTCGGAGTGATTGAATACGGAGACATTATGTCGAAATTTGGTGTCAGCATTCTGCTCGTTGTCATCATCAGCACGTTTGTCGTGATGGTGTCTACAGGAACGCTTACACAAATCATTGCAAAAAGAAAGGAGAAAAAGCATACGTGTTCATCGGAATTGTAA
- the efeM gene encoding iron uptake system lipoprotein EfeM, whose amino-acid sequence MNFTKIAVSAGCILALCAGCGANDTSSTKEKASSEKSGISKEIAASVDKMETIISNLNDSAEKGDQKEIEKKGKELNSYWLSFENDIRGDYPFEYTEIEKHLQPIYTEAQKNKPDTDKIKTESESLKASLEDLTDAKKSSKKASDQLAKAADEYKVYVKEQSDQLVKATETFTKAVKSGDIEKSKTLYTKARVYYERIEPIAESLGDLDPKIDARENDVEEGDKWTGFHKLEKAIWKDQNISGEKATADQLLKDVKELDGSIESLKLTPEQIVAGAMELLNEAGISKITGEEERYSRIDLVDLMANVEGSEAVYQTVKSALVKDHSDLTEKLDTEFSEFEVLMAKYKTNDQSYTSYDKLSEDQIRELSTKLTTLSETMSKIANVL is encoded by the coding sequence ATGAATTTTACAAAAATCGCTGTATCAGCCGGATGCATCCTTGCGCTGTGCGCAGGCTGCGGAGCCAATGACACATCCTCAACCAAAGAAAAAGCTTCATCTGAAAAAAGCGGGATCAGTAAAGAGATCGCTGCATCCGTAGATAAAATGGAAACCATCATTTCCAATCTGAATGATTCAGCGGAAAAAGGAGACCAAAAAGAGATTGAAAAGAAAGGGAAAGAGTTAAACAGCTATTGGCTTTCCTTTGAAAATGACATTCGCGGCGACTATCCGTTCGAATATACCGAAATCGAAAAGCACCTTCAGCCAATCTACACAGAAGCGCAGAAAAACAAACCGGATACAGACAAAATAAAGACAGAATCCGAGTCACTGAAAGCATCCTTAGAAGACCTGACAGATGCGAAGAAGAGCAGCAAAAAGGCAAGTGATCAGCTGGCAAAAGCAGCGGACGAATATAAAGTCTATGTCAAAGAGCAGAGCGATCAGCTTGTCAAAGCGACTGAAACATTTACAAAAGCCGTGAAGTCCGGCGATATCGAAAAATCTAAAACATTATATACGAAAGCGCGCGTTTATTACGAGCGAATCGAACCGATCGCTGAAAGCCTTGGAGATCTTGATCCAAAAATTGACGCCCGTGAAAACGATGTAGAAGAAGGGGACAAATGGACAGGTTTCCATAAGCTTGAGAAAGCTATTTGGAAGGACCAAAATATTTCCGGGGAAAAGGCAACTGCTGACCAGCTTCTCAAGGATGTAAAAGAGCTTGACGGTTCAATTGAATCACTGAAATTAACACCTGAACAAATTGTTGCAGGCGCGATGGAGCTTCTAAACGAAGCCGGCATCTCGAAAATCACGGGAGAAGAAGAGCGCTACTCACGAATCGATTTAGTCGATCTCATGGCGAATGTGGAAGGCTCTGAAGCTGTTTATCAAACAGTAAAAAGCGCGCTTGTTAAAGATCACTCTGACCTGACGGAAAAACTGGATACAGAGTTCAGTGAATTTGAAGTTTTAATGGCAAAATACAAAACAAATGATCAGTCCTATACGTCTTATGATAAATTAAGTGAAGATCAAATCAGAGAGCTGAGCACAAAGCTGACGACTCTTTCTGAAACCATGTCGAAGATTGCGAATGTGCTATAA